CAGGGATTGGTAAAGAACCAACCCCAAAACCCTAAACCCCAGTCCCCAAATAAGACATGAACCTGCATATTGCGGCTCAGATAAACAGCTTTCTTGCGGCCCTGGTCCTTCTTACCGCATTCGGCATGCTGGTGCAGAAGAGGGTGTACGGCCTTATCCATCTCTTTGCCTGGCAGGGCTTCTTTCTTTCTCTGAATACCGCCATTGTCGGCTTTGTTGCAGACAAGCATCATTTGTACATATCGTCCGTGCTGACCCTTTCTCTGAAGGTCTTTCTGCTTCCCTACATCCTCCATGTGCTTATCAATCGCCTCAAGATCCGCAAAGAGGTCGAAACGATCGTGAATATTCCGATGACCATGATGATCGGCATTGCGCTGGTAATATTTTCCTATCATCTTACCGCTCCTGTCAGGGAGCTCTCGAATCTCATAACACGCTCGACCCTTGCGGTAGCGCTGGCTACGGTCATGCTCGGGCTTCTGATGATGATCACCAGGAAACATGCGGTCACCCAGATCATAGGGTTTCTCGCGCTCGAAAACGGGCTCTTCTTCGCGGCGACGAGCGCGACATACGGCATGCCTCTTGTTGTTGAACTCGGCGTTGCCCTTGATGTGCTCATTGCAGCCTTTATCTTCGGCATCTTCTTCTTCCATATCCACAAGACCTTTGACAGTCTGGATGTTGAACAGATGGCACGTCTGAAGGAGGGGGATTAGAGCGTGAAGGCTTCAGACCGGACAAGCGGCTTCAAAGCCTTTCAAGGCGATATAATTTCTCTGGGCATTAGCGGTATGTGGAATAAGGCGATTTTTGCATATTCGCTCTCTTGGAGGATTTGGTGTCGGTGCTTGCGATGCGCTAAGGAATCGCTGCGAAAGGCTTTTGAGCCATCCTGCCCGGTCCTTCATCTTACGAGGGGTGGGTATGAATAGCAGTACAATGCTTCTGATCCTGTTGGGCGTTCCTCTTTGTGCGGCTGCAATATTGGCGTTTGTGG
This DNA window, taken from Nitrospirota bacterium, encodes the following:
- a CDS encoding formate hydrogenlyase, which codes for MNLHIAAQINSFLAALVLLTAFGMLVQKRVYGLIHLFAWQGFFLSLNTAIVGFVADKHHLYISSVLTLSLKVFLLPYILHVLINRLKIRKEVETIVNIPMTMMIGIALVIFSYHLTAPVRELSNLITRSTLAVALATVMLGLLMMITRKHAVTQIIGFLALENGLFFAATSATYGMPLVVELGVALDVLIAAFIFGIFFFHIHKTFDSLDVEQMARLKEGD